From a single Pirellulales bacterium genomic region:
- a CDS encoding DUF1559 domain-containing protein, which yields MRLPNDYRTTPANGRTPGFTIIELLVVIAIVGIILGLLMVALSGARQTSRRAQCRSQLRQLGLALDQYIELNGGAAGVLPWAAKLPSVTPERPSMVKLLGPWIENNLAVYECPDDRYYFDREGLSYEYRAEFLEGRTRIQARRRRGRDEDLLPSSEVLVMYDFEPIHGELGTPAARNALFLDWHVEGL from the coding sequence ATGCGATTGCCGAACGACTACCGCACCACGCCAGCCAATGGCCGAACCCCGGGCTTTACGATCATTGAGCTATTGGTCGTGATCGCCATTGTGGGAATTATCCTGGGGCTCTTGATGGTGGCACTCTCCGGTGCCCGCCAGACGAGCCGCAGGGCCCAGTGCCGTTCGCAACTCCGGCAGTTGGGCCTGGCCTTGGACCAATACATCGAGCTCAACGGCGGAGCGGCCGGCGTGTTGCCCTGGGCGGCTAAATTGCCCAGTGTGACGCCCGAGCGTCCAAGCATGGTCAAGCTCCTCGGGCCCTGGATCGAGAACAACCTGGCTGTCTACGAGTGTCCCGACGATCGGTACTACTTCGACCGCGAGGGGCTGAGTTACGAATATCGCGCGGAGTTCCTCGAGGGTCGGACGCGCATCCAGGCCCGTCGCCGCCGCGGCCGCGACGAAGACCTTTTGCCTTCGAGCGAAGTGTTGGTGATGTACGACTTCGAGCCGATCCACGGCGAGCTCGGCACTCCCGCCGCGCGGAACGCGCTGTTTCTCGATTGGCACGTCGAGGGTCTCTAG
- a CDS encoding penicillin acylase family protein: MRRWLWSGAMALLCSLAFSGRAAADNDPLSVDPAQLAAQVVVYRDPYGVPHIDAKNDEAAMFAFAYCQAEDYLWQIEDSYVMGLGRFAELYGKKVLEKDITNRAFEIPQRSQADFKQLDAKSQRYCVAFTAGLNYYLAKHPQVKLRLLERFEPWYMLAFGRAAMIELGGGHLHTSREVPESYADATERQLQSELKVAIGSNAWAIGPQKTKDGHAMLFVNPHQPYYGFGQFYEGHIRSGDGWNFIGATFFGSPVPTLGHNEHCGWAFTVNEPDIGSAWIETFDDPKEPLNYRYGDGYRKAVEWTDTIKVKKGRGFEEVKRTFRKTHHGPILRRHGQNQFVAAMLGKLYDALLSRQSIEMLKAKNLQDFRRAMNMIELPIFNTVYADVEGNIYYVYNGIIPRRDPSFDWSKPVDGSDPRTEWQGYHSLDDLPQMLNPPSGYIQSCNSTPFTTSDDGNPAMGDFPEYMVTDKHDDKRRAKVSRYLLRDVQNATFDDWLKLIFDTTIYWARTELPVYGRKLETLKETNPDLAAKAEPYLKHLLDWDGRGDITSTQTTLCMAWYEELYGFGYPAETLKREFVGNPAGQFEALITAARKLQDTFGDWKVAWGDVNRLQRHANVSDFFLIPFSDNLPSIPSAGLHGPPGVAFTMYFTPTVYVPPLKIMKKHYAVVGTSYISAVEFAPKVKSQTLVQYGVSSDPKSPHFFDQAKLLSERKLKPSYFDWEEAKAHAERTYHPGEEVNLETAGK, from the coding sequence ATGCGCCGATGGCTATGGTCGGGTGCGATGGCGTTGCTTTGCTCGTTGGCTTTCTCGGGCCGGGCCGCGGCCGATAACGACCCGCTGAGCGTGGATCCCGCTCAGTTGGCCGCCCAGGTCGTCGTCTATCGCGATCCTTACGGCGTACCGCACATCGACGCCAAGAACGACGAGGCGGCGATGTTCGCCTTCGCCTATTGCCAGGCCGAGGATTATCTCTGGCAGATCGAGGATTCCTATGTCATGGGGCTGGGACGCTTTGCCGAGCTGTATGGCAAGAAGGTCCTCGAAAAGGACATCACCAACCGGGCGTTCGAGATTCCGCAACGTTCGCAGGCCGATTTCAAGCAGCTCGATGCCAAGTCACAACGCTACTGCGTGGCGTTCACCGCCGGGTTGAATTACTACCTCGCCAAACATCCGCAAGTGAAGCTGCGGCTGCTGGAGCGATTCGAGCCGTGGTACATGCTGGCCTTCGGTCGTGCGGCGATGATCGAGCTGGGCGGCGGGCATTTGCACACCAGCCGCGAAGTGCCGGAGTCGTATGCCGACGCCACGGAGCGTCAACTGCAATCGGAACTCAAGGTGGCCATCGGCAGCAATGCCTGGGCCATCGGCCCCCAGAAGACCAAAGACGGACACGCGATGCTGTTCGTCAACCCGCATCAGCCCTATTACGGCTTCGGTCAGTTCTACGAAGGGCACATCCGCAGCGGCGACGGTTGGAATTTCATCGGGGCCACGTTTTTCGGCAGCCCCGTGCCGACCTTGGGGCATAACGAACATTGCGGCTGGGCCTTTACGGTGAACGAGCCGGATATCGGCAGCGCGTGGATCGAGACGTTTGACGACCCCAAGGAGCCGCTCAACTATCGCTATGGCGACGGCTATCGCAAGGCGGTCGAATGGACCGACACGATCAAGGTCAAGAAGGGCCGCGGCTTCGAGGAAGTCAAGCGGACCTTCCGCAAGACGCATCATGGCCCGATTCTGCGCCGTCACGGCCAGAATCAATTTGTCGCGGCGATGCTCGGCAAGCTGTACGACGCGCTGCTCTCGCGCCAGAGCATCGAAATGCTCAAGGCGAAGAATCTGCAGGATTTCCGCCGCGCGATGAACATGATCGAACTGCCGATCTTCAATACGGTGTACGCCGACGTCGAGGGAAATATCTATTACGTTTACAACGGCATCATTCCCCGGCGCGATCCGTCGTTCGATTGGAGCAAGCCGGTCGACGGCAGCGATCCCCGCACCGAATGGCAGGGCTACCATTCGCTCGACGATTTGCCCCAGATGCTCAATCCTCCGTCGGGCTACATCCAGAGCTGCAACTCGACTCCGTTCACCACCTCGGACGACGGTAACCCGGCGATGGGTGACTTCCCGGAATACATGGTGACCGACAAGCATGACGACAAGCGCAGGGCCAAGGTCTCGCGCTACCTGCTGCGCGACGTCCAGAATGCCACGTTCGACGACTGGCTGAAGCTGATCTTCGATACGACGATCTACTGGGCGCGTACCGAATTGCCGGTGTATGGCCGCAAGCTCGAAACGCTCAAGGAGACCAACCCGGACCTGGCCGCTAAGGCCGAGCCGTACTTGAAGCACTTGCTCGATTGGGACGGCCGTGGCGACATCACCTCGACCCAGACGACGCTGTGCATGGCCTGGTACGAAGAGCTCTACGGCTTCGGCTACCCGGCCGAAACGCTCAAGCGCGAATTCGTCGGCAATCCGGCCGGGCAGTTCGAGGCCCTGATTACGGCGGCCCGCAAACTGCAAGACACCTTCGGCGATTGGAAAGTGGCTTGGGGCGACGTCAACCGCCTGCAACGGCACGCGAACGTGTCGGACTTCTTCTTGATTCCGTTCAGCGACAATTTGCCGAGCATTCCCAGCGCCGGCCTGCACGGCCCGCCGGGCGTGGCGTTCACGATGTATTTCACGCCGACGGTCTACGTGCCGCCGCTGAAGATCATGAAGAAGCACTACGCCGTGGTGGGCACCAGCTACATCTCGGCGGTCGAATTCGCCCCGAAGGTGAAGAGCCAGACGCTGGTTCAGTACGGCGTGAGCAGCGATCCGAAGTCGCCGCACTTTTTCGACCAGGCCAAGCTGCTCTCGGAACGCAAGCTGAAGCCGAGCTATTTCGATTGGGAAGAAGCCAAGGCCCACGCCGAACGGACCTACCATCCGGGCGAAGAAGTGAACCTCGAGACGGCGGGCAAATAG
- a CDS encoding tandem-95 repeat protein, with protein sequence MFFIPYPDILNASAQQKTLDYLAVRDQTKLSFELYDLASQYAAFATAHPTAERSAFQTSTPEVPLYGGYVSVSAIASGNSNQLLQDLTNAGLINGAAFGQVVGGQLPVDALASIADLASMRTVRMSHARTSVGAVTSQADVAMQVDQARALFGVDGTGIDVGVLSDTYNALGGAASGVATGDLPAGVQVLQDLASGSDEGRAMLELVHDLAPGAGLLFHTAFISEANFAQGILDLAAAGADVIVDDVGYATEPFFQDGIVAQAVDQVAAQGVPYFSSAGNSARDSYESDFRNSGQTINLGGQDVGLAHDFDPGPGVDTMQQFTVPIGSFAVFAFQWDSPFASAGTVGGATNNVDFFIMDAAGTTILASGVNQNIGNDAFEFVVFVNDTDASSFNIIITSNGGPVPGHLKYLLWNGNPVINEYFTNSSTLFGHPNAAGAAGVGAAWYVDTPAFGTSPPELESFSSAGGTPIFFTPTGDPINEVRNKPDFTAVDGTDTTFFGFDADFNGFPNFFGTSAAAPHAAALAALVRQFAPNATPQEIYAGFRATAIDMGTPGFDFDTGAGLLDAVAALTLLDPNEPPVANPDNAFLLEDTTIVINVVANDTDTNGNLLPQSVVITVQPQFGTAVVDPATGRVSYTPSPNYSGADSFQYVVSDKRGAVSNAANVSIQVYGVNDPPFALDDVAITPVNAPVAINVRANDTDPDNPIATAQVIIVAGAKHGSVQIVAGNIVYTPDPNYVGGEAIQYRLRDTNNNLSNIATARVRVGNAVSIQGSVFHDANGDGVRNPGEPGIPNVAVTVHNADVALDQTLLTDDNGNYALSEPGDLSVLMPAGVYSIVETQPAAWVDGLDALGVLVGAPDPGFPKFSPTNDRFDIYVPAGVAANNFTFGERGIRVEFLTAYQTDRFFLATDAFGVMQLNGGGGFQNLNTAAGDVWYSFDGGVGGTLNAVATSNPALGGATISVYNAALQRLATSNTPGRAAVSYQGQPGQAVLVRVEGSNPDVDVQLTTTPVVLPTPKSLDAIGVFNPQTATFFLRDTATPGWPDIAPFNYGQPGWVAISGDWDGDGSETVGLYHSATATFYLRNANERGVADVPAFNYGASGWVPLAGDWDGDGIDTVGVYDPTTASFYLRNSNDSGLTDVAAFRFGAPGFVPVVGDWNNDQVDTIGVYDPRTAVFYIRNSNDAGGLDTPAFAFGAPGWMPVSGDFNGDGFDTIGVFNPNTAQFYLRNANTWGGSDVPVFAYGAPGWQPVIGHWQAVVEAGGNSLDTKVVKAEWAPTLTAAEVPAIISEAVARWAAAGISPTVASKFGNVSLQIADLPGTQLARTVGDRIYIDLNAAGHGWFVDSTPGADEEFLATAAGLAANSPWASGKLDLLSVLAHELGHVAGLDDLGPLADDIMADRILPGVRRLPTVGAVERIFARR encoded by the coding sequence TCGGCCCAGCAGAAGACGCTCGACTACCTGGCGGTCCGCGACCAGACGAAGCTGAGCTTTGAACTCTACGATCTGGCCTCGCAATACGCGGCCTTCGCAACGGCCCACCCCACCGCGGAAAGATCCGCCTTCCAGACCAGCACGCCCGAGGTACCCCTCTATGGAGGCTATGTCAGCGTTTCGGCGATCGCCTCGGGTAACTCCAATCAACTGTTACAGGACCTGACGAACGCCGGGTTGATCAACGGCGCGGCCTTTGGCCAGGTCGTCGGCGGGCAGTTGCCGGTCGATGCCCTGGCGTCGATCGCCGACCTGGCATCGATGCGTACGGTACGGATGTCGCATGCCCGCACCAGCGTTGGCGCAGTCACTTCGCAGGCCGACGTGGCCATGCAGGTCGACCAAGCCCGAGCCCTGTTCGGCGTCGATGGTACGGGCATCGACGTGGGTGTGCTGTCCGACACCTACAACGCCCTGGGCGGCGCGGCGTCCGGCGTAGCCACGGGCGACTTGCCCGCCGGCGTGCAGGTGCTCCAGGACCTGGCGTCCGGTTCGGATGAAGGCCGCGCGATGTTGGAACTGGTCCACGATCTCGCGCCCGGCGCGGGGTTGTTGTTTCACACGGCGTTCATCTCTGAAGCAAATTTTGCCCAGGGCATTCTCGATCTCGCGGCCGCCGGTGCCGACGTGATCGTAGACGACGTCGGCTATGCGACCGAGCCGTTTTTTCAGGACGGGATCGTAGCGCAGGCCGTCGACCAGGTGGCCGCCCAAGGCGTGCCGTACTTCTCGTCGGCCGGCAATAGCGCTCGCGACTCGTACGAAAGCGATTTCCGCAATTCGGGCCAGACTATCAATCTCGGCGGCCAGGACGTCGGGCTCGCGCACGATTTCGATCCCGGTCCGGGCGTCGACACGATGCAGCAGTTTACCGTGCCCATCGGCAGCTTCGCGGTCTTCGCTTTCCAATGGGATTCACCGTTCGCTTCGGCGGGTACGGTCGGCGGCGCGACGAACAACGTCGATTTCTTCATTATGGACGCCGCCGGGACGACCATCCTTGCCTCGGGTGTCAACCAGAACATCGGCAACGATGCCTTCGAGTTCGTCGTCTTCGTCAACGACACGGACGCGAGCTCGTTCAACATCATCATCACCAGCAACGGCGGGCCCGTGCCCGGCCATTTGAAGTACCTGCTCTGGAACGGCAATCCGGTCATCAACGAGTACTTCACCAACAGCAGCACGCTGTTTGGGCACCCGAACGCCGCAGGCGCGGCCGGCGTGGGCGCCGCCTGGTATGTCGACACGCCTGCATTCGGCACCTCACCGCCGGAGCTCGAGTCGTTTTCTTCGGCCGGTGGCACGCCGATCTTCTTTACGCCGACGGGCGATCCGATCAACGAGGTGCGCAACAAGCCCGACTTCACGGCCGTCGACGGGACCGATACGACCTTTTTCGGTTTCGACGCCGACTTCAACGGTTTTCCGAACTTTTTCGGCACTTCGGCCGCTGCGCCACACGCTGCGGCCCTGGCCGCGTTGGTCCGGCAGTTTGCGCCAAACGCCACGCCGCAAGAGATCTACGCCGGCTTCCGCGCCACGGCCATCGACATGGGCACCCCGGGCTTCGATTTCGACACGGGAGCCGGTTTGCTCGATGCGGTGGCCGCGTTGACGCTGCTCGATCCTAACGAGCCGCCGGTGGCCAATCCTGACAACGCCTTCCTGCTCGAAGACACGACGATTGTCATCAACGTCGTGGCCAACGACACCGACACCAACGGCAACCTGCTCCCGCAGTCGGTCGTGATCACCGTGCAGCCGCAATTCGGCACCGCGGTCGTCGATCCGGCGACGGGTCGAGTGAGCTACACACCCAGCCCGAATTACTCGGGAGCCGATTCGTTCCAATACGTTGTGTCCGACAAGCGCGGCGCGGTCTCGAATGCCGCGAACGTGAGCATTCAGGTCTACGGCGTGAACGATCCGCCGTTTGCCCTCGACGACGTCGCGATTACGCCGGTCAATGCACCGGTGGCCATCAATGTCCGCGCCAACGACACCGACCCAGACAATCCGATCGCCACGGCGCAGGTGATCATCGTGGCCGGCGCCAAGCACGGCTCGGTACAGATCGTCGCCGGCAACATCGTCTACACGCCCGACCCGAACTATGTCGGCGGCGAAGCGATCCAGTACCGGCTGCGCGACACGAACAACAACCTTTCGAACATCGCCACGGCGCGCGTGCGCGTCGGCAATGCCGTTTCGATCCAAGGCAGCGTGTTCCACGACGCCAACGGCGACGGCGTCCGCAACCCGGGCGAGCCGGGCATTCCGAATGTCGCGGTGACGGTGCACAACGCCGATGTAGCCTTGGATCAGACGCTGCTCACGGACGACAACGGCAACTACGCCCTGAGCGAGCCGGGCGACCTGTCGGTCTTGATGCCGGCCGGCGTGTACTCGATCGTGGAAACGCAGCCCGCGGCCTGGGTCGACGGACTCGACGCCTTGGGCGTGCTGGTCGGCGCGCCGGACCCCGGCTTCCCGAAGTTTTCACCGACCAACGACCGGTTCGACATCTACGTGCCCGCCGGAGTTGCGGCGAACAATTTCACGTTTGGCGAGCGGGGCATTCGCGTCGAATTCCTCACCGCCTACCAGACCGATCGCTTCTTCCTGGCCACGGATGCCTTCGGCGTCATGCAATTGAACGGTGGCGGCGGCTTCCAGAATCTCAACACGGCCGCGGGCGACGTTTGGTATTCGTTCGACGGTGGCGTAGGCGGCACGTTGAACGCCGTCGCCACGTCGAACCCCGCCTTGGGGGGCGCGACCATCTCGGTCTACAACGCCGCTCTGCAGCGGCTGGCCACCTCGAACACTCCTGGCCGCGCGGCGGTCAGCTACCAAGGGCAGCCAGGCCAGGCCGTGCTGGTGCGCGTCGAAGGATCGAATCCCGATGTCGACGTGCAATTGACGACCACACCCGTCGTCCTGCCGACGCCGAAATCGCTCGACGCGATCGGCGTATTCAATCCGCAGACGGCCACGTTCTTCCTGCGCGACACCGCGACGCCGGGTTGGCCCGATATCGCGCCGTTCAACTATGGCCAGCCGGGCTGGGTTGCCATCTCCGGCGACTGGGACGGCGACGGCAGCGAGACCGTGGGCCTGTACCACTCGGCCACGGCGACGTTCTACCTGCGCAACGCCAACGAGCGCGGCGTGGCCGACGTGCCGGCATTCAACTACGGTGCGTCGGGCTGGGTGCCTTTGGCCGGCGACTGGGACGGCGACGGAATCGACACCGTCGGCGTCTACGACCCGACCACCGCGAGCTTCTATCTACGCAATTCGAACGACAGTGGCTTGACCGACGTCGCGGCGTTCCGCTTTGGTGCCCCGGGTTTTGTTCCGGTCGTGGGCGACTGGAACAACGATCAGGTCGATACGATCGGCGTCTACGATCCGCGGACGGCCGTGTTTTATATCCGCAATTCGAACGATGCCGGCGGCCTCGACACGCCAGCGTTCGCCTTCGGTGCCCCGGGGTGGATGCCCGTCTCGGGCGATTTCAACGGCGACGGCTTCGACACCATCGGCGTGTTCAACCCGAATACGGCCCAGTTCTACCTGCGCAATGCGAACACCTGGGGTGGCAGCGACGTGCCCGTCTTTGCCTATGGCGCCCCGGGCTGGCAGCCCGTGATCGGCCATTGGCAGGCGGTGGTCGAGGCCGGCGGCAACTCGCTCGACACCAAGGTGGTCAAGGCCGAATGGGCCCCGACGCTGACCGCGGCCGAAGTGCCGGCGATCATCAGCGAGGCCGTGGCCCGATGGGCGGCCGCCGGGATCAGCCCCACCGTGGCGTCGAAGTTCGGCAACGTCTCGTTACAGATCGCCGACCTGCCGGGCACGCAACTGGCGCGCACCGTCGGCGACCGCATCTACATCGACCTCAACGCGGCGGGCCACGGTTGGTTCGTCGATTCGACGCCGGGTGCCGACGAAGAATTCCTCGCGACGGCCGCCGGGCTTGCGGCCAACTCGCCCTGGGCCAGCGGCAAGCTCGACTTGCTCTCGGTGCTGGCCCACGAGTTGGGTCACGTTGCCGGGCTCGACGACCTGGGCCCCCTGGCCGACGACATCATGGCCGACCGCATCCTGCCCGGAGTCCGCCGGCTGCCGACTGTGGGCGCCGTCGAACGAATCTTCGCCCGGCGATAG